One Bradyrhizobium sp. ISRA464 genomic window carries:
- a CDS encoding precorrin-8X methylmutase, with the protein MPHSYETDGAAIYRQSFATIRSEADLARFTPDEEPVVVRMIHAAGMVGLEAHIRFTPGMATAARAALQSGAPIFCDARMVSEGITRARLPAGNAVICTLGDPAVPSLAQSMRNTRSAAALELWRPHLAGAIVAIGNAPTALFHLLNMLEQPDCPRPAAIIGCPVGFVGAAESKAALMADPPAPALTVEGRLGGSAITVAAVNALASRSE; encoded by the coding sequence ATGCCACATAGCTATGAAACCGACGGGGCCGCGATCTATCGGCAATCCTTTGCGACCATCCGGTCCGAGGCCGACCTCGCCCGCTTCACGCCCGACGAGGAGCCGGTGGTTGTGCGCATGATCCATGCCGCCGGCATGGTGGGACTCGAAGCGCATATTCGCTTCACGCCCGGCATGGCCACCGCTGCACGGGCCGCCCTGCAGAGCGGCGCGCCGATCTTCTGCGACGCGCGCATGGTGTCGGAAGGAATTACGCGAGCGCGCCTGCCGGCCGGCAACGCCGTCATCTGCACGCTCGGCGACCCCGCCGTTCCCTCGCTCGCGCAATCCATGCGCAACACGCGCTCCGCGGCGGCGCTTGAGCTGTGGCGGCCGCATCTGGCCGGCGCGATCGTCGCCATCGGCAACGCGCCGACCGCCTTGTTCCATCTGCTCAACATGCTGGAGCAGCCGGATTGTCCAAGGCCGGCGGCGATCATCGGCTGCCCGGTCGGCTTTGTCGGCGCCGCCGAATCCAAGGCGGCGCTGATGGCCGATCCGCCCGCGCCCGCGCTGACGGTCGAGGGACGCCTTGGCGGCTCGGCGATCACGGTTGCCGCCGTCAACGCGTTGGCGAGCCGGAGCGAATAA
- the cobG gene encoding precorrin-3B synthase — translation MSTVAIKGWCPGALRPMQSGDGLVVRIRPRGGRLDAAQAAGIADLAGQHGNGLIDLTSRANLQIRGVGDRGHLLLIDGLARLGLLDPDPETEARRNVLVTPFWTEGDDSCALAAELELGLASASLDLPTKFGFAIDDGHARVLAGASADVRIERDPAGGLLVRADGARFGRCVTRSEAVQVALALAEWFVASGCANGDRRRMVAHIATGARLPDALRGDAEPAPRAADPLPGLYAPGAMVGVAFGQVPHGTLRRLAANAEALRLTPWRMLLAEGMREMPHEADLITRPDDPALRVIACSGAPRCREAHADTRALASALAPLIPADARLHVSGCAKGCAHSGPAMITLVATREGFDLVRNGSTRDMPVMRGLSVASIVADPSALVGGR, via the coding sequence ATGAGCACCGTCGCGATCAAGGGCTGGTGCCCCGGCGCGCTGCGACCGATGCAGTCGGGCGACGGGCTCGTGGTACGCATTCGCCCGCGCGGCGGACGGCTGGACGCTGCGCAGGCAGCCGGAATCGCCGATCTGGCCGGACAGCACGGCAACGGGCTGATCGATCTGACCAGCCGCGCCAACCTCCAGATCCGCGGGGTCGGCGATCGCGGCCACCTGCTCCTGATCGACGGGCTCGCGCGGCTCGGATTGCTCGATCCGGATCCGGAGACCGAAGCGCGGCGCAACGTTCTGGTGACGCCGTTCTGGACTGAAGGCGATGATAGTTGCGCGCTCGCCGCCGAACTTGAGCTCGGTCTTGCTAGCGCTTCGCTCGATCTTCCGACCAAGTTTGGCTTTGCAATCGATGACGGCCACGCGCGGGTGCTGGCCGGAGCGTCCGCGGACGTACGGATCGAGCGCGATCCCGCCGGCGGGCTGCTGGTGCGCGCCGATGGCGCAAGGTTCGGCCGTTGCGTCACACGGAGCGAGGCCGTGCAGGTCGCGCTCGCGCTGGCCGAATGGTTCGTCGCCTCGGGTTGCGCCAACGGCGACAGGCGGCGGATGGTAGCCCATATCGCTACCGGCGCACGTCTGCCCGATGCGCTTCGCGGCGACGCCGAACCGGCGCCTCGCGCGGCCGATCCGCTTCCCGGTCTTTATGCGCCGGGCGCGATGGTCGGGGTTGCATTCGGTCAAGTGCCGCATGGAACGCTGCGCCGCCTCGCCGCTAACGCAGAAGCCCTTCGCTTGACGCCGTGGCGGATGCTGCTGGCGGAAGGGATGCGCGAGATGCCCCATGAAGCAGACCTGATCACGCGCCCCGACGATCCGGCGCTCCGCGTGATCGCTTGCAGCGGTGCGCCGCGCTGCCGTGAGGCGCATGCCGACACGCGCGCCTTGGCATCAGCGCTTGCACCGCTTATTCCGGCCGATGCAAGGCTCCATGTCTCCGGCTGCGCCAAGGGTTGTGCGCATTCCGGTCCGGCCATGATCACGCTCGTTGCAACACGCGAGGGTTTTGACCTTGTCCGAAACGGCTCGACGCGAGATATGCCTGTGATGCGTGGACTGAGCGTCGCCAGCATCGTTGCCGATCCCTCCGCATTGGTGGGAGGCCGCTGA
- the cobN gene encoding cobaltochelatase subunit CobN: MHVVFRESRGLDETATPRDLGQDPADLVVLSFSDSDLAAFASGWRRGCGSLPSLRLANLADLRHPLSVDTYIERTLSQARGILVRLIGGEPYWSYGLAALHRLARERNIAFAVLPADGRDDLRLDEFSTLPVSTLRRLKVLCDKGGPVAAQAVIAQLALASGLYAGPVVGEIDLPEIGVYDPGLGAVATLPAPDNRPRALVTFYRSYLAAGDTAPVDALIGALRQKGFDAYGVFVSSLKAAGVADWVRTQFAQCPPAAIVNATAFSAVGDDGTTPFDSASCPVFQVALSTARRDDWAESLRGLSPGDLAMHVVLPEVDGRVFAGVVSFKSPGERDPDLQFARLAHRPDDERITAVAARVAAWHRLANKPTHEKRLAVVLSNYPGRPHQIAHAVGLDALASVDVLLSDLAVAGFDVEAVESLGEVLRQQKLTWSVADYRASLAGLPRQLQDDLANAWGAPEHDPDCHSGEFQFAAIRCGKSFIAVQPERGDVGKRDADYHDLSRTPRHAYVAFYLWLRQQGIDAIVHMGAHGTLEWLPGKSVALSSCCWPEALIGDLPVIYPFIVNDPGEAAQAKRRIGAVTIGHLPPPLTNAALPEGLRRLEQLLDEYSTADGLDPARRQRLIAAIREEARLAGLEDDLGLAASVSAPEAIPQIDRFVCDLKESQFGDGLHVFGEGACGEAEKRALRDALSGRHIAPGPSGSPYRGRRDVLPTGRNLFAVDPRAVPTPSAHAQGVKLAEELLRRHLQDQGDWPKGLVVDLWGSSTMRTAGEDFAMALHLAGLAPRWDHASGRVSGYDIIAPAELGRPRIDVTLRVSGLFRDVFSGLAQLFEASAEALSERREEGDENPYTRRVSRVFGPRPGQYGVGAGSTLDVFTQESREAAGEAWLSASSFAFAADGEMRPDRAGIEARLAAADAFVHTQDLPETDLLLAADYAAHEAGVAAAAQRVGAKAPSLYHLDATRPDRPHARLLTEEISRVVRARAANPAWIAGMMRHGFRGAAEITATLEHMAAFAHLAGAVPPHLFDLYYDATLGNGDVRAFMARENPAALAAMETCFTRLHEAALWKTRRNSIAAALREAS, from the coding sequence ATGCACGTCGTCTTCCGCGAGAGCCGCGGTCTTGACGAGACCGCGACACCAAGGGACCTCGGCCAGGATCCGGCCGATCTCGTGGTGCTCTCGTTTTCCGACAGCGATCTTGCCGCGTTCGCATCCGGCTGGCGGCGCGGCTGCGGGTCGCTGCCGTCGTTGCGGCTCGCGAATCTGGCGGACCTGCGCCACCCCCTGTCGGTCGACACCTATATCGAACGGACATTGTCGCAGGCGCGCGGCATCCTCGTGCGCCTGATCGGGGGCGAACCCTACTGGTCATATGGGCTGGCCGCGCTGCATCGCCTGGCAAGAGAGCGCAACATCGCATTTGCGGTGCTGCCGGCGGATGGCCGGGATGACCTGCGGCTGGATGAATTCTCTACCCTGCCGGTCTCTACGCTGCGACGGCTCAAGGTGCTCTGCGACAAGGGCGGTCCCGTTGCGGCGCAGGCCGTGATCGCCCAGCTCGCGCTGGCGTCGGGGCTCTATGCCGGCCCGGTCGTCGGCGAGATCGATCTTCCGGAGATCGGAGTCTACGATCCCGGGCTCGGTGCCGTCGCGACGCTGCCGGCACCAGACAACCGGCCGCGGGCGCTGGTGACCTTCTATCGTTCCTATCTCGCGGCCGGCGACACGGCGCCGGTCGACGCGTTGATCGGCGCGCTGCGGCAGAAGGGCTTTGATGCTTACGGCGTGTTCGTCAGCTCGCTGAAGGCAGCGGGCGTCGCCGATTGGGTGCGCACCCAGTTTGCGCAGTGCCCTCCCGCCGCCATCGTCAACGCGACCGCCTTCTCCGCGGTCGGCGACGACGGTACGACGCCGTTCGATTCCGCATCCTGCCCGGTGTTCCAGGTCGCCCTGTCGACAGCGCGGCGCGACGATTGGGCGGAGTCACTTCGCGGTCTTTCCCCCGGCGATCTGGCGATGCACGTGGTGTTGCCGGAGGTCGACGGCCGCGTGTTTGCGGGCGTCGTGAGCTTCAAGTCTCCCGGCGAGCGCGATCCCGATCTCCAGTTTGCGCGTCTTGCGCACCGGCCGGACGACGAGCGTATCACCGCTGTGGCCGCGCGCGTCGCCGCCTGGCACCGGCTTGCGAATAAGCCGACGCACGAGAAACGGCTCGCCGTCGTGCTCTCGAACTATCCTGGCCGCCCCCACCAGATCGCGCATGCGGTCGGGCTCGATGCCCTCGCCTCCGTCGATGTGCTGCTGTCCGATCTCGCGGTCGCCGGGTTCGACGTCGAGGCGGTGGAGTCACTCGGCGAGGTTCTGCGGCAGCAGAAATTGACATGGAGCGTCGCCGACTATCGCGCGTCGCTGGCCGGCCTTCCGCGCCAGCTTCAGGACGACCTCGCGAACGCCTGGGGCGCGCCGGAGCATGATCCCGATTGCCACAGCGGCGAATTTCAATTCGCGGCGATACGATGCGGCAAATCCTTCATCGCCGTTCAGCCGGAGCGCGGCGACGTCGGCAAGCGCGACGCCGACTATCACGATCTCTCGCGTACGCCACGCCACGCCTATGTCGCGTTTTACCTCTGGCTCAGGCAGCAGGGTATCGACGCCATCGTGCACATGGGCGCGCATGGGACGCTCGAATGGCTGCCGGGCAAATCGGTCGCGCTGTCGTCCTGCTGCTGGCCGGAGGCGTTGATCGGAGATCTGCCGGTGATCTATCCTTTCATCGTCAACGATCCCGGCGAAGCGGCTCAGGCCAAGCGGAGGATCGGCGCGGTCACGATCGGCCACCTGCCGCCACCGCTAACGAACGCCGCATTGCCGGAAGGCCTGCGCCGGCTCGAACAGCTGCTTGATGAATATTCGACCGCCGACGGCCTCGATCCCGCGCGGCGCCAGCGCCTGATTGCGGCAATCCGCGAGGAAGCGCGCCTCGCCGGGCTGGAGGACGATCTGGGTCTCGCCGCATCGGTGTCGGCGCCCGAGGCCATTCCACAGATCGACCGCTTCGTCTGCGATCTCAAGGAGAGCCAGTTCGGCGACGGGCTGCATGTGTTCGGCGAAGGCGCATGCGGCGAGGCGGAGAAGCGTGCGCTGCGCGATGCGCTTTCCGGCCGACACATTGCGCCGGGACCCTCGGGCTCGCCGTATCGCGGGCGCCGCGACGTGCTGCCGACCGGACGCAATCTGTTTGCCGTCGACCCGCGCGCGGTGCCGACGCCGTCGGCGCATGCGCAAGGCGTCAAGCTTGCCGAGGAATTGTTGCGCCGTCATCTGCAAGACCAGGGCGACTGGCCGAAAGGCCTCGTCGTCGATCTCTGGGGTTCGTCGACGATGCGCACCGCCGGCGAGGACTTCGCGATGGCCCTGCATCTCGCCGGCCTCGCGCCGCGCTGGGATCACGCCTCGGGCCGGGTCTCGGGCTACGACATCATCGCGCCGGCAGAGCTCGGCCGGCCGCGCATCGACGTCACGCTGCGCGTGTCGGGGCTGTTCCGCGACGTCTTCTCAGGTCTCGCCCAGTTGTTCGAGGCCTCGGCCGAGGCGCTGTCCGAGCGCCGCGAGGAAGGCGACGAAAATCCCTATACGCGGCGCGTCTCGCGCGTGTTCGGACCTCGTCCGGGGCAATATGGGGTTGGGGCCGGTTCGACGCTGGATGTCTTCACACAGGAATCCCGCGAAGCCGCCGGGGAAGCCTGGCTGTCGGCATCATCCTTTGCATTCGCCGCCGATGGCGAAATGCGGCCGGACCGCGCCGGCATCGAGGCCAGGCTCGCCGCGGCCGATGCCTTTGTCCATACCCAGGATCTGCCGGAGACCGATCTGCTGCTTGCGGCGGACTATGCCGCGCATGAGGCCGGCGTCGCCGCGGCGGCCCAGCGCGTCGGCGCGAAGGCTCCATCGCTCTATCACCTCGACGCGACGCGGCCGGATCGGCCGCATGCCCGGTTGCTGACCGAGGAGATCTCGCGGGTGGTGCGTGCGCGCGCCGCCAACCCGGCCTGGATCGCGGGGATGATGCGTCACGGCTTTCGCGGCGCGGCCGAGATCACCGCGACGCTCGAACACATGGCGGCCTTTGCCCATCTTGCCGGCGCGGTGCCGCCGCATCTGTTCGATCTCTATTATGATGCGACGCTGGGCAACGGCGACGTTCGCGCATTCATGGCGCGTGAAAATCCGGCGGCGCTGGCAGCGATGGAAACGTGTTTCACGCGCTTGCATGAGGCCGCACTCTGGAAGACGCGGCGCAATTCGATCGCGGCCGCGCTGCGGGAGGCGTCATGA
- a CDS encoding precorrin-2 C(20)-methyltransferase translates to MGRIICCGLGPGDPDLMSVRADRTVRGARHVAYFRKKGHPGQARRIVEGLLAADVCEYPMEYPVTTEIAFDSPDYARLLASFYDEWTERLARLARAVDIVVLCEGDPYFYGSFMHLHSRLQGRVEIEVIAGIPGMAGCWNAVGQPIALGDDVTTVLMGTLPEAELEQRMRNSDALVIMKTGRNLTKVRRALTSAGRLNEAWLVERGTMPAQRVARLVDLDAADCPYFAIVLVHGQGRRGGSAE, encoded by the coding sequence ATGGGGCGCATCATCTGCTGTGGCCTCGGGCCAGGCGATCCGGACCTGATGAGCGTGCGCGCCGACCGCACAGTGCGCGGGGCGAGACATGTCGCCTATTTCCGCAAGAAGGGCCATCCCGGCCAGGCCCGCCGCATCGTCGAGGGGCTGCTCGCCGCTGATGTCTGCGAATATCCGATGGAGTATCCGGTCACCACGGAGATCGCGTTCGACAGCCCGGACTATGCCCGGCTGCTGGCATCGTTCTATGACGAATGGACGGAGCGCCTGGCGCGACTGGCGCGCGCGGTCGACATCGTCGTGCTCTGCGAAGGCGACCCCTATTTCTACGGTTCGTTCATGCACCTGCATTCGCGCTTGCAGGGCCGCGTCGAAATCGAGGTGATCGCCGGCATTCCCGGAATGGCGGGCTGCTGGAATGCCGTCGGCCAGCCGATCGCGCTCGGCGACGACGTCACGACCGTCCTGATGGGCACGCTGCCGGAAGCGGAGCTCGAGCAGCGGATGCGCAATTCCGACGCGCTGGTCATCATGAAGACCGGACGCAATCTGACGAAGGTTCGCCGCGCGCTGACGTCCGCCGGCCGCCTCAATGAGGCATGGCTGGTCGAACGCGGCACCATGCCGGCTCAACGCGTCGCGCGGCTCGTGGATCTCGACGCGGCCGACTGCCCCTACTTTGCGATCGTGCTGGTGCATGGGCAGGGCCGCCGCGGGGGATCAGCGGAATGA
- the cobJ gene encoding precorrin-3B C(17)-methyltransferase, with the protein MTGTLTIAGLGPGDEALITPEVSAALAAATDIIGYAPYVARVRPRDGLTLHPSDNRVELQRASEALRLASEGRHVVVVSSGDPGVFAMASAVFEALEASPQWRDLPIRVLPGVTAMLAAAAGAGAPLGHDFCAINLSDNLKPWPVIEKRLRLAAEADFAIAMYNPRSASRPEGFGRALEILREAGCGERIVVFARAVSTPDQRIETVRLHQARPEMADMRTLVIVGNSATRRVGRWVYAPRHAR; encoded by the coding sequence ATGACCGGGACCTTGACCATCGCGGGACTGGGACCGGGCGACGAAGCCCTGATCACGCCGGAAGTCTCCGCGGCGCTTGCGGCTGCAACCGACATCATCGGCTATGCGCCCTATGTCGCGCGCGTGCGTCCGCGCGACGGGCTGACGCTGCATCCGTCCGACAACCGCGTGGAGTTGCAGCGCGCCAGCGAAGCGCTGCGACTCGCGTCCGAAGGGCGCCATGTCGTCGTGGTGTCGTCGGGCGATCCCGGCGTCTTTGCGATGGCGTCCGCCGTGTTCGAGGCGCTCGAGGCCTCCCCGCAATGGCGCGACCTGCCCATTCGGGTTCTGCCCGGCGTGACGGCGATGCTGGCGGCGGCGGCGGGCGCGGGCGCGCCGCTTGGCCATGACTTTTGCGCGATCAATCTCTCCGACAATCTGAAACCGTGGCCTGTGATCGAGAAGCGCCTGCGGCTCGCCGCGGAAGCCGATTTCGCGATCGCGATGTACAATCCACGCTCGGCAAGCCGGCCCGAGGGCTTCGGCCGCGCGCTCGAGATTTTGCGAGAAGCCGGTTGCGGCGAGCGCATCGTGGTGTTCGCACGGGCGGTCAGCACGCCCGATCAGCGGATTGAAACGGTCAGGCTGCATCAGGCGAGGCCCGAAATGGCCGACATGCGAACGCTGGTGATCGTCGGCAATTCAGCGACGCGCCGCGTCGGCCGCTGGGTCTATGCGCCGAGGCATGCGCGATGA